From the Xylocopa sonorina isolate GNS202 chromosome 9, iyXylSono1_principal, whole genome shotgun sequence genome, the window TCGCGTGTCTCTGTTTCTTCTCTGGCCTTGGGCTCCTACGAATCGGATACCCAGGGAACCTTGCCATAGCTAATAGTGTATATTGTACTGTTCCAGAGGGTTGTGGAACGTGCCGTTCATCAGCAGCTGTTACTTAATCAATGCCACGTTGATAAGCAACGAAAAGACTCGCCCGTCTTATTCGGAAGGCGATCTGGATACGGACATGGCTTTCGCTTACGCCAACAGGGAAAGATCCATTTTCATGTATCTTAGTAACAGGCTTGATTTCGGACATCTCGTTAATCCGGATAGTTACGACGTTACCGTTACCCATCCGGACTTGTATCAAATTCTTGATAACAAATTGGACTGGGAGAAAAAGTACATACACGAGAACTACTCTGAAAATTTCAATCCCAATCGAACGCCAGTGCAGGTAAGATTATTCGTACGAATGGTGTTCAGTTAAAATTGTTCGCGCATACGCATTTTATACTTGATCCCGGTGAATTCTTGTTGCAGCCTTGCCCGGATGTCTACTGGTTCCCCATAGTGAACGAAAGGTTTACGAAAGAGTTGATAGACGTTATGGAAATGTATGGAAGGTGGTCGGATGGATCGAATAATGTATGGCAActtatcatttttattttttttttacaataccACAACGCTCTTTACAATAATTTTTACACAATATTTAGTTGTAACAAAGTTGTATGCTCGTTCGATCGTTCCTCAATTGTTCGTAGAAGAATCAAAGGACCCTCGTGTTTGCTTTCTTTCACGACGGAAAGAtagaaataaattaattttcccAACAGGATCCGAGATTGACGGGTGGTTATGAAAATGTACCAACTCGTGATATTCATATGAATCAAGTAAAGTTCGAGCCGCAATGGTTGTACTTTTTAAAGGAATATGTTAGACCTCTTCAAGAACTCGTATTCACTGGATATTATCACGATGTAAGACATATTTATATTACTATATTGAACGTATCGATCATTTTTTCTAGGATCCGCGTATCGAAGGTGGATACGAAGCTGTACCGACACGAGATATTCATATGAAACAAGTCGGCCTCCATGAGTCTTGGTTAAACTTTCTTTACGAATATGTCAGCCCCTTACTAGACCTTGTTTTTATAGGCTACAATACAAGCGTAAGAGTTATAAGAAACAATCATCTGGAGACATGGGATTAGGATTTTATTGTTTGCACCAGATTTTTGTACACTTTATTCCACAAGCCGTTCCACCGTTGCACCGATCATTAATTATAAGACACTATTTAGCAAATTTCTCGCACTCACGTATCGATGACTTTACCAATTTTCCACATTACCGTTATCCTTAAATAAGTAATGTAATTATTCTGCTAATCGGACAGTTGTATATAGCCAAGCTATTCGCGTGCCATATACCATTTATGATCATTAGGAAATCATAGTCTTAAAAGGGACAAAGTAAATAAGAAAAATTGTACAAATACTTTGAATCGCTTTGAACGGCATATTTTTATGAAGAAATTAATAGAACCTATTCTATTTGCAGCCACCTCGTGCGCTCATGAACTTTGTCGTGAGATATCGTCCGGATGAGCAACCATCGTTGAAGCCGCACCACGATAGTTCAACTTACACCATCAATATAGCTTTAAATAGAGCAAGAGTGGATTACGAAGGTGGTGGTTGTCGATTCATTCGGTATAACTGTTCCGTGACGGACACTAAACCGGGCTGGATGTTAATGCATCCTGGAAGACTAACTCATTATCACGAAGGGCTTCGAGTGACAAATGGTACTCGATATGTTATGATTTCATTCGTCGATCCTTGATCGACATATCAAATGTTAGGACTGTTTTTAACGACGATCGAAACAAAGAAAGCGTATTATCGTCGCATTAGTATAATGCAGTGTATAAAAACCATTGAATGTGTTCTCGTATACGTAATTTTATCAAACAGTAATGTTTCTTCAAAGATTTAACTGCCAAtgagaacgaggtatgcatttcAAGAGAACGGGTCTCCCCTGTCTATgttatttttttaatataacaGGAATACAATTGCGGAACAGTTGGTAATCGTAAGTGTTTCTATGGAAATAAAATATTAAGTTGCACTTGTATTTATTATCTTCATAACAGTATGAAATAATCACTTATTTCATGGTAAATCAGGTCGAACCCTTTTCTTATCGTTAAAACTCGCATTgcttttgttttgttttttttttctgtttcttaTTAACTTATTTTTACACAACTTACGATTCCTACATAATTTTCACATTTTAATCTGCATCATTTATACAAGCAAAGCAgtgtttttattttctttttcttctcgatAAAACTTGAGTCgtgttctttctctttctctctctctctctctctctctcgcgcgcgcgctctctctctctctatcttaaaTAATAATACAACGAATATTTTAGTGGAGTTACACATGTCACACTGTTTAAAAAAAAGCATCTTCTCCTTTCAGGCTCGATGTATCTATACAATTGTCAATATATTACAATATTAGGAACATCTGTAGGATAAGTAATAGATTAATATCACTGAATAGCAAACTTTGAAAAATCGATTTAATCATATTCCCGCACATTTATTTACATAGTAAAAAGAAAATGCCCCATCAGAATGATCGAAGCAATTGAAATATATCGCAGCGTAACAGCATACCTAAAAATTCAGTTAAAATACACTTTCTGCGTGGAAAGATAAGTACATTTAAAATGAATTCAAATGTATTACATACTTCCTCTTCGATTCGGACCAGCACCTCTGGTTTACGATTATTTCACGCACGTACACATACTTGATAATTTCTTTTTTGCAAACAGTATCATATTTAATTTACGACTATCATTTCACATTTCGGAATGCCACGCGATCTAATTTCGTCGCAGTCCAAGTTTTTAACAAGCGATCAGACACAACTCCGTAACAAGGTGGTAACGTGGTAATACGTTATAAAAAATGTTCTCTTCATTGCCAACGAGTATTTTTGCCATATATTGATATTTGATAAACATGAATGCTATTCAAGTTTATAGTATCGTTCAATTTAACTAGGCATTATTTACAGTTCGTTCGATAGATAGAAAATGATTAAAATGATACTTTTTATATTAATAACCGGCTCGTTTCAATTCGTTCAACTGGTGTGCTAGTTTCTCCTCTTTAGTTCTTCTCGCTTGACCCAACTTCCTACACTCGATGTACGTGCTCAGGAAACGTTCGACATCGATTTTCCTATTCAAGAACTGTTCCGCGATCCTTTCGCTCTCGTCGTGGCTTTTGTCCGCCGCCTTCCTCAGGCATTCTTTTATGTGATCCGGAGTAAACACCTCGGACAATTTGTGGTATCGTTGTATTAGTTGATCGTATCTGGCCTTTAGCGCAGCGACGGTCTGCACTTTATTTGTTACATCAGACTGTAACTCTCTAAGCTCGGGTTCTTTGGCTACGTTAGCctctaaaataaatatatcaaGATAAATTCAACAATGACTAGATACTAGCAtagtaaaacgcgttatcgaaagCTCCTTTACCGGCAGTTTTTTGGACCCAATCTATTGCGTCGTCGATAGCTATATTAATGTCTTTTAACTCGGAATGTTTATCCAGAAATTCATCTAATCTATCGTCATCCTCGTTCAGCCGTTTCAATTCCTCGTTAGTCAGGCTATTTAATTCTGGAAACACTACGCTTTGCCGCAGCTTCGTTTGCAATTGATTCGGCAACGATTGCTGGTGATAATTCGCGTTTACATAATGCGAATTCAAGTATGCTCCATGTTGATTTGAATTGTACCTTGCTGGATCTGTATTGCAAAGCGATCCACTTCTCGAACTCGTTATGTACGTCGAATGCTGTGACGGAGAACCGAATTTCGTATGACTGTCCGTCACGTAAGCGGCACCGGGATTCGTGTGATTGTAATTATAAATACAAGTATTCGCGCTGCCGGATGAATACTGCGGGAATTGCGTGCTGTAGTAAGAATTGTACGACGTCGCCGGAATTTCCGAATACTGTTGCAGCGAATAAGATGGTGAATTCCTTCCTTGTAAATCTGCAATTCGTTTCCTATATAATTTTCTGCTTCTACGTATTTTAAAAACATTCTATATACCTCTATGAGACGATACGGATCCAGGGGAGATATCTTCTAACAATTGCGGAGGATTTTTACTAAATTCTCTAATAATAGCTTGAACAACACGGCCTAGATCACTGTGTACTGTAAACTGAAACGAAAAATCGAATAATCCTTCCTATTCTAACGAGCAACTAAACGAACATAGAAGGTTAAAGATTTACATTGAGTAGCCCTGGCGCGCTTGTGATTTCGCTGTGTTCGTTGCACCAAGGATGGTTTACAGGCGGGGAGACCCTGAGCACTGGCTTTTCCAATGGAAACTCTGGTGACAAAGAGACCATAATAGCCATTCTCCTCTCCCCTGCATTAAATTGTACCTGGTATTCCACATCCTCCCTCAACTCTACTACACTGCAATGCGAATCGGGTATAACAATTAATCACCTGTGAGATACAATGTGAGAATGCAAAACTTCACTTTCACGGGCGAATATAAGGAAAACAACATACAACCAAGTTATCCACGATGAGTCAGATCACTTATACCTGACAGTTACAGCACGGTATTGTAAAAGAAATCTCATCGAGGGTTGCATTTTATTTTCCTTGTAACACAAAACGcattaattgaaatattttacGTTTCTAATGTAAAATAGTTATTTTATTATACGCGGAACAATTAGATAAACGAGAGAGAGTTAGAGAAGAGAGGTTACAATCAAAAGTCTTACTTGTCGTTAAAAATCTTCAAGGTGTCGATCTGCCGTTTTCTCTTGACTGCGACATTCTCATTTTCGCCACGGAATATTCGCGATATCATTTAAAAGGTTTAAATCTAGATAAAACATTCGCTTTATCCTTCGATCTTCCTGTCAATGTAACCATCCAACAGCAGAACAGCTGTTTCGGTTCTTGTCGCACTTCACGTCAGAGGGAAATCGAGATCTGTTGTTCAGTGTTTATACCAGTCTGCTATATAAAATGCATTTTTCTCGATTATATGTCGTTTTCACCTAACTAACTCCGTGCAcatacctatttctatgtacgCGTATACCGTATATAAAACTACGTTAATTAGAAGGTAATCGACGTGGATAAAATAGGAAACCTGGTCACTTGTAAAATTTTCCCTTTAAGCCGACACTAAAATATCAATCGTGAAAAAAAAAGTTCGAGTACTTTTCTCCCTTGAGATTTTTAATCGTGATTTTAGGTGTCATTCTCAATCGAACAATCGCACGCAGGCTGTTCGAGAACTCGTTGGAGCAACCGTTACAGGATCGTTTTTGAGGTCATTTCGAGCAACTTTTTCCTATGCGAAAATTTCTGTTTCGTTCTCTTTAACGAGTTTGATAATTAATACCAGGAGCCAATCAGCGAAGTACAGTACCGAAGAGAGCGGTGGCGCCATCTTTGCGGAGAGCGCGCAAACTGATCGCGCATTGGTTCACGGCTCGCCACCAAGATGGCGCCACTGCTCGTCGATAAGGAAGCACGGATGTGCTTCTCTGTCGATAACCGCGCGCGAATTTATCGATTTAAAAATGATTGCTTAAATGAATCGCGCTCTGGAGCATGAGAAATGTTTCTATTCGTGTTTCGTATATCCCAAATGGGAACGGACGAGTACATTTCTCAACGTTTTATTATTGAAACTTCTCATTGCACATATACATTATCGTTACAAATTACTCTGCTGCATCTACACgaatattacattcatttatgaTTAGTCGAAATAGAAATATTACAAACAGGTACAAAAACTACGCTACTTTCTTATCATGTTTCCTTAATTTAATTGTTCGATTACGAATACAATCACCCGCAGGCATTTAAccctttattttataaataacgtTTAAAATTGAATGTATAATGGTGTAACTTCGAAATTTTTCACCTGGTCACGCGTAGAAAAATAAAAAGAGATCTTTTCAATCCTTAAGAACGACTATCCAACTTTTCGTGCCGCTTTAAATATTTCTAATACGTATAaagggttaaaaataatgtttcATCGAATGGAATGCAGATCCTGCACGCTTGATCGTTCAATTAATAAATTTGACCGATATCGATTTATCATAATGGGAACTATTTGTGGCTTATGTACAGTGTTTTGTCTCGTTTCTTAATCGTTAAATTGGCTTGCTGCTCTCCCAGTTGTGCTTGGAATAATTTCATTTCGTTCGATGAATACCTTATTAATAGTAGATGGAAAATATTTCACGTTATCGCACAGCTGGTAGAGGCATAATACTTTCATTTGAGCCAGATCTAATTTATTACGTATACTTAACATCGATTATTTCAGAGAGATCTTTCAAACAGCGGCAAAGATTTTCCAATCTTCGACCACTAGCTGGCAGTGATATTATTGATTTAACTTTCCCACTGATTGTGCGTAAGGCGGTACAATGAAAATTTCGAAAAGATTCAGTCGTCGCTATTAAGAACTTTAATTGCGACGAAAGTGTTCATTCGCTTGCGATCACGTTACAATGTAATTTTATTCGTATCGTACAGATTTTACAAATTTTCATCAAATCTTACCAATAGCTGATCAATATTTTAAATTTCCCATTCAAATTTAATCATAAATGTTTTCGCCGATAAGAGAATTGATTTCTAGATTAGCAGAAAGCTATCTAATACTTTCGTTACATAAGAAATGTAGTCGTATACAATTGTACAGCTTACAAATCAATGAGAATACCTGTCTAGTAATACTAAGTTTTTCAAagtatttaaaaagaaaaagaaattatgGCATTCTTCAAGGTGTACAGGAGCCAAGTGTGATATCAAAATGTCcgattttattttcattttgttCTCTTAAAGGGCAACATTAGTCATCTCTCCTCCGTCGAGATCAGATAGTGTATTAAATTagtaaaaatacttaaattagACGGTCATTTAAAATAACGAAATAATTCTACACTTGCTTGAATTAAAATATCAAATCGATTAAGAACAGACATACAGTGGCATACATAAAATCGTTTAATGTTGTTGGtttcattaaaactttattttaAATTCATATCTATTTATGATATC encodes:
- the Vsp37a gene encoding vacuolar protein sorting 37A, translating into MISRIFRGENENVAVKRKRQIDTLKIFNDNVVELREDVEYQVQFNAGERRMAIMVSLSPEFPLEKPVLRVSPPVNHPWCNEHSEITSAPGLLNFTVHSDLGRVVQAIIREFSKNPPQLLEDISPGSVSSHRDLQGRNSPSYSLQQYSEIPATSYNSYYSTQFPQYSSGSANTCIYNYNHTNPGAAYVTDSHTKFGSPSQHSTYITSSRSGSLCNTDPARYNSNQHGAYLNSHYVNANYHQQSLPNQLQTKLRQSVVFPELNSLTNEELKRLNEDDDRLDEFLDKHSELKDINIAIDDAIDWVQKTAEANVAKEPELRELQSDVTNKVQTVAALKARYDQLIQRYHKLSEVFTPDHIKECLRKAADKSHDESERIAEQFLNRKIDVERFLSTYIECRKLGQARRTKEEKLAHQLNELKRAGY